A window of the Cystobacter fuscus genome harbors these coding sequences:
- the rsmG gene encoding 16S rRNA (guanine(527)-N(7))-methyltransferase RsmG — protein MDNSRFADQLRRGCEALGVGVGEDVPERLYRLMGELLKWNAKVNLTAITAPEEVLEKHFLDSLAVLPEVEGATSVLDVGAGAGFPGLPLKMARAGLSVTMVDAVGKKVGYLKAVVAVPGLGLGGTKAVHTRAEGRPEAEGLPRAERVLARAFMDLPDWLDLAPAYLAPGGHVVAMLGKALGEEALREEAGKRGLELVSARAYRLPFSQAERQVAAFKKRAE, from the coding sequence GTGGACAATTCTCGCTTCGCCGATCAACTGCGGCGGGGGTGTGAGGCGTTGGGTGTGGGCGTGGGGGAGGACGTGCCCGAGCGGCTGTACCGGCTGATGGGCGAGCTGCTCAAGTGGAACGCGAAGGTGAACCTGACGGCGATCACCGCGCCGGAGGAGGTGTTGGAGAAACACTTCCTGGACTCGCTGGCGGTGTTGCCGGAGGTGGAGGGGGCCACGAGCGTGCTGGACGTGGGAGCGGGGGCGGGCTTCCCGGGGCTGCCGTTGAAGATGGCGCGGGCGGGCTTGTCGGTGACGATGGTGGATGCGGTGGGCAAGAAGGTGGGCTACCTCAAGGCGGTGGTGGCGGTGCCGGGGTTGGGGCTTGGGGGGACGAAGGCGGTGCACACGCGCGCGGAGGGCCGACCCGAGGCGGAGGGGTTGCCTCGAGCGGAGCGGGTGCTGGCGCGGGCATTCATGGATCTGCCGGACTGGTTGGACCTGGCGCCGGCGTACCTGGCACCTGGGGGGCACGTGGTGGCGATGCTGGGCAAGGCGCTCGGGGAGGAGGCGCTGCGGGAGGAGGCGGGGAAGCGGGGACTGGAGTTGGTGTCGGCGCGGGCCTACCGGCTGCCGTTCTCGCAGGCCGAGCGGCAGGTGGCGGCGTTCAAGAAGCGGGCGGAGTAG
- a CDS encoding serine/threonine protein kinase, translating into MLRSSTSEVVLVALVFRHPEPGEMVGDYRILEKLGSGGFGTVFKAERGGLFFAVKMLRATALDARARREISILLQLENPCVARFRACDRWLDPKFGTPYLVMDFVPGMTLEEFAKEENPSARESARILLETALTLGEVHVQGVFHRDLKPENILIKSRNERPVLIDFGVGTYAGAPVITPFGLPPGTYEFRSPEAYLFSRSNRELVHYEFSASDELWALGVSFYWLLTNVLPFGDRNNWEGGGLAERIIRQRPMAPHVLNSRVPRALSDICMKMLEKKPEERYASAVELCAVLGGALAAAGEDALWDLPLFDPDSPDTQTTEEEPSLVDAHEDEETRMLRKWARAQPRRGRKPKKGAEPAPNQDDVPTVAAEPEPDDALPVKVPEGLAAARTRAFPHLEEGLASSPESAGHGQESEAPRVPAPAEAPRATAAPPTRMSRRRACFAAAAGLAVVVLGAVLFATSPRAPPGVGPLGASSEAVPTRQAESGREVAQSAKPLDPPSGEGAEPTVGSISAPGMTMMLRKDDSGEKPPQKKTKVLGRAAKVIGTGLVCNALAGCPPPQQVRQTPESAPCPAGAVETMETLGIDIGDLHDAVFQVSPAQYIPVREGDTTIELLGGWGKLPDATLLSGRLIFGDGRVYARLTEAKVPGGGTFKVCMEMHDEQGRRGAGRKPDGGPESVRIFSSVAVKAVNSFE; encoded by the coding sequence ATGCTACGCTCCAGCACCTCGGAGGTGGTTCTCGTGGCACTCGTCTTCAGGCACCCAGAACCCGGGGAGATGGTCGGCGACTATCGCATCCTGGAGAAGCTCGGCTCCGGTGGATTTGGCACGGTCTTCAAGGCGGAGCGCGGCGGCCTCTTCTTCGCCGTGAAGATGCTTCGCGCGACCGCGCTCGACGCACGCGCGCGAAGAGAGATCAGCATCCTTCTTCAACTGGAAAATCCCTGCGTCGCCCGCTTTCGCGCGTGCGACCGGTGGCTTGATCCAAAATTCGGGACTCCCTACCTCGTCATGGACTTCGTCCCCGGCATGACGCTGGAGGAGTTCGCCAAGGAGGAGAACCCCTCGGCGCGCGAGTCCGCTCGCATCCTGTTGGAGACCGCACTCACCCTCGGGGAAGTCCACGTCCAGGGCGTCTTTCATCGAGACCTGAAGCCCGAGAACATCCTCATCAAGAGCAGGAACGAGCGGCCCGTGCTGATCGACTTCGGAGTCGGCACCTATGCCGGTGCTCCCGTGATCACCCCGTTCGGTCTACCGCCAGGGACGTATGAGTTCCGCTCGCCGGAGGCGTATCTCTTCAGCCGCTCGAACCGCGAACTCGTCCACTACGAGTTCAGTGCGAGCGATGAACTGTGGGCGCTCGGCGTCAGCTTCTATTGGCTCCTGACCAACGTGCTTCCGTTTGGCGACAGGAACAATTGGGAGGGCGGCGGACTCGCGGAGCGGATCATCCGTCAGAGGCCCATGGCTCCGCACGTTCTCAACTCGCGAGTCCCGCGCGCCCTCTCCGACATCTGCATGAAGATGTTGGAGAAGAAGCCGGAGGAGCGTTACGCGAGCGCCGTGGAACTGTGTGCCGTCCTGGGGGGCGCCCTGGCCGCTGCCGGGGAGGACGCACTCTGGGACCTCCCGCTGTTCGATCCAGACTCGCCCGACACCCAGACGACCGAGGAAGAGCCGTCCCTGGTGGATGCGCACGAGGACGAAGAGACACGCATGCTGCGCAAGTGGGCGAGGGCCCAGCCTCGACGCGGACGGAAGCCGAAGAAGGGAGCCGAGCCCGCTCCGAATCAGGACGATGTTCCCACTGTCGCGGCGGAGCCGGAGCCCGATGACGCTCTCCCCGTGAAGGTCCCTGAAGGGCTCGCCGCCGCGAGGACGCGTGCCTTTCCCCATCTCGAGGAAGGGCTTGCCTCTTCACCGGAGAGCGCCGGACACGGCCAGGAGAGCGAAGCACCACGAGTCCCGGCCCCTGCCGAAGCACCGCGAGCAACCGCGGCTCCGCCCACTCGGATGTCGCGCCGTCGCGCTTGCTTCGCGGCCGCGGCGGGGCTCGCCGTCGTGGTGCTCGGCGCGGTCCTGTTCGCCACGTCGCCGCGCGCTCCGCCTGGGGTGGGTCCACTCGGTGCGTCATCCGAGGCCGTTCCCACCCGACAAGCCGAGTCCGGCCGTGAAGTGGCGCAATCCGCGAAGCCGCTGGATCCTCCAAGCGGAGAAGGCGCAGAGCCCACGGTGGGCTCCATCTCCGCGCCTGGGATGACCATGATGCTTCGCAAGGATGACAGCGGCGAGAAGCCCCCACAGAAGAAGACAAAGGTTCTCGGACGCGCGGCCAAGGTCATCGGTACGGGCCTGGTTTGCAATGCGTTGGCGGGATGTCCGCCCCCTCAACAAGTGAGGCAGACTCCGGAGTCTGCTCCGTGTCCGGCGGGTGCGGTCGAGACGATGGAGACGCTCGGCATCGACATCGGGGACCTACATGACGCGGTCTTCCAGGTTTCCCCCGCTCAATACATCCCCGTGAGAGAGGGGGACACAACCATCGAGTTGCTCGGGGGCTGGGGCAAGTTGCCGGATGCGACCCTCTTGTCTGGGCGGCTGATTTTCGGAGATGGGCGCGTATACGCAAGACTCACCGAGGCCAAGGTGCCGGGCGGAGGGACATTCAAGGTCTGCATGGAAATGCACGACGAGCAAGGCAGGAGAGGCGCAGGCCGGAAGCCGGATGGCGGACCGGAGAGCGTACGGATCTTCTCCTCGGTGGCCGTGAAAGCCGTCAACAGCTTCGAGTAG
- a CDS encoding alpha/beta fold hydrolase, with amino-acid sequence MDSPTPFLALPSSSRSTPTGVDSPFPESITRRVHTVRGGGGVALRVHDAGDIHGPPLLFIHGFSQCHRAWRRQLHSALGLGFRLVALDLRGHGDSDKPRGAYGEGRLWADDIQAVITGLGLDNPLLVAWSYGGMVVCDYLRHHGEQHIAGVNFVSAMVKSGTEEAFGLLAPQMLSLIPGLFTPEEPLSHAALETFVSLLHHEEVSRETRRLVLAYTEGVPAHVREALGSRSVDNDDVLRRLSVPVLVSHGQEDRVVLPASGWHIASVVPHAQVSIFGGTGHSPFWEDARRFNRELAAFAARCW; translated from the coding sequence ATGGATTCCCCCACACCTTTCCTCGCGCTCCCGTCATCCTCGCGCTCCACCCCGACGGGCGTGGACAGCCCCTTCCCCGAGTCCATCACCCGCCGGGTGCATACCGTGCGCGGGGGGGGAGGCGTGGCGTTGCGCGTGCATGACGCGGGAGACATCCATGGCCCGCCGCTGCTGTTCATCCATGGGTTTTCCCAGTGTCACCGCGCGTGGCGGCGGCAATTGCACAGCGCCCTGGGGCTGGGCTTCCGGCTGGTGGCGTTGGATTTGAGGGGGCATGGGGACTCGGACAAGCCGCGCGGGGCGTATGGGGAGGGGCGGCTGTGGGCCGACGACATCCAGGCGGTCATCACCGGGCTCGGGCTGGACAACCCGCTGCTGGTGGCGTGGAGCTACGGCGGCATGGTTGTCTGTGATTACCTGCGCCACCACGGAGAGCAGCACATCGCGGGGGTGAACTTCGTGTCCGCCATGGTGAAGAGTGGCACGGAGGAGGCGTTCGGGCTGCTCGCGCCCCAGATGCTCTCGCTCATCCCCGGGCTGTTCACGCCCGAGGAGCCGCTGAGCCACGCCGCGCTGGAGACCTTCGTGTCGCTGTTGCACCACGAGGAGGTGTCGCGGGAGACGCGGCGCCTGGTGCTCGCGTACACCGAGGGGGTGCCGGCCCACGTGCGCGAGGCGCTCGGCTCGCGCTCGGTGGACAACGACGACGTGCTGCGGCGGCTGTCGGTGCCGGTGCTCGTGTCGCATGGGCAGGAGGATCGCGTGGTGCTGCCCGCCTCGGGTTGGCACATCGCCTCGGTGGTGCCGCATGCCCAGGTGTCCATCTTCGGGGGCACGGGCCACTCGCCCTTCTGGGAGGATGCCCGGCGCTTCAACCGCGAACTCGCCGCGTTCGCCGCGCGCTGCTGGTAG
- a CDS encoding DUF2381 family protein — protein MLVLLAGNSATAQTCPPPGELEDRCIELTAQGAHEVSEVQLSPGQPTTFRFDSDVRADGMTLENREHFEVAPGKRLITLEPSEKARGAKPSTLTVCFADGSAPACTSFRLIIHPAMGERRVEIFRHARSLDSVQAELRKTREENTGLRAEVQRMRAERDRPDGLIGLFASGMMGGEGIPSHNITESITARESNTLQQSKVKTLRAPGRVAMELWLENPDTAKSWTPRGAVLVGAKGERLDATFWPAEPIPSGERRSIWIEVMAPKKRTEGTFTLKLWEADGQRTFVIGNVTFPTLAVAPGL, from the coding sequence ATGCTGGTTCTTCTCGCGGGGAACTCCGCCACTGCTCAAACCTGCCCTCCACCTGGAGAGCTGGAAGACCGCTGCATCGAGCTGACAGCGCAAGGGGCCCACGAAGTTTCCGAAGTGCAGCTCAGTCCAGGGCAGCCCACGACCTTCCGCTTCGACTCGGATGTGCGTGCGGACGGGATGACGCTGGAGAATCGCGAGCACTTCGAGGTGGCACCTGGAAAGCGGCTCATCACGCTTGAACCCTCGGAGAAAGCGCGCGGTGCGAAGCCCAGCACGTTGACGGTGTGCTTCGCGGATGGCTCGGCTCCTGCTTGCACCTCCTTCCGGCTGATCATTCATCCCGCGATGGGCGAGCGCCGGGTGGAGATCTTCCGCCACGCGCGTTCGCTGGATTCCGTCCAAGCCGAGTTGAGGAAGACGCGCGAGGAAAACACGGGACTGCGCGCGGAAGTCCAACGGATGCGCGCGGAACGAGACAGGCCGGATGGGCTCATTGGCCTGTTCGCTTCCGGCATGATGGGAGGAGAGGGCATCCCGTCTCACAACATCACCGAGTCCATCACCGCGCGCGAGAGCAACACCCTCCAGCAAAGTAAGGTGAAAACGCTTCGCGCTCCTGGCCGAGTTGCCATGGAGTTGTGGCTGGAGAACCCGGACACGGCGAAGTCGTGGACGCCGCGAGGCGCGGTGCTCGTCGGCGCCAAGGGCGAGCGGCTGGACGCGACCTTCTGGCCAGCCGAGCCAATCCCCTCGGGGGAGCGGCGGAGCATCTGGATCGAGGTAATGGCCCCGAAAAAACGAACCGAGGGCACCTTCACCTTGAAGCTCTGGGAGGCTGACGGCCAACGAACCTTCGTCATCGGGAACGTGACCTTCCCGACGTTGGCCGTGGCGCCAGGGCTTTGA
- a CDS encoding M16 family metallopeptidase has product MSLPSRLRLLGLGLLLVSAPALAKAPATPATATLPAPFTSVEGISEYRLDNGLRVLLFPDPTKSTVTLNITYFVGSRHEGYGETGMAHLLEHLLFKGTPTTPNVPQALTQRGARPNGTTWLDRTNYFETFPASDDNLRWALSFEADRMVNSFIAKKDLDTEMTVVRNELERGENEPSRVLGQRVMSAAYLWHNYGKSTIGARADLEHVPIDRLQAFYKKYYRPDNAMLVLAGRFEPAQALAEVKKTFGRLKAPKQPLPVTYTEEPVQDGERRVTLRRVGDVSALTTVYHVPEGAHPDFAAIDVLSLSLGMTPSGRLYKALVETKKAASAGGYSLQLHDPGVLTFRATVRDGQSLDAAREALLTTVEDAARTPFTDEEVGRAKTALLKQVELTLNDSEGAAIELSEWAAIGDWRLFFLHRDRIEAVTPADVTRVAAEYLKSSNRTLGEFLPTARPDRAELPPRVDVAGMLQGYQGRAAVAQGEAFDPSPDNIEKRVTRSQVGGLELALLPKKTRGEMVSVAMSLRWGTEKALTGRSGAAEYAGVLLMRGTTKHTRQEMRDALDKLKARVSVSGSLTSAGVSVEAPRASLPEVMKLVAEMLREPAFDAQEFALAQQERLASLENQRSEPAYQGRLAFARALSPYPSGHPYYVSTYEESLAEAKGTTLEQARAFHRDFYGASNGELSAVGDFDAEALKTQVAELFGGWKSPAPYERVPSRPYKAGAQALVVETPDKANALFFAGEGLALRDDSPDYPALVLGNFLLGGGFLNSRLATRVRQKDGLSYSVSSSLNAGALDPVGMFSTFAIYAPQNAERLETAMREEVEKVLQKGFSAQELEQARAGLLEYRRTGRADDSGLARTLASYLYYDRTLAYDAAFEKRMSALKPEDVRAALARVLDWKQVTVVKAGDFEGAKKKAAPAPVTAPAAP; this is encoded by the coding sequence ATGTCCCTCCCCTCCCGCCTGCGCCTGCTCGGCCTGGGCTTGTTGCTCGTCTCCGCTCCCGCGCTCGCCAAGGCGCCCGCCACACCGGCGACTGCCACCCTCCCCGCTCCCTTCACCAGTGTCGAGGGCATCTCCGAATACCGGCTCGACAATGGCTTGCGCGTCCTGCTCTTCCCGGACCCCACCAAGTCCACCGTCACCCTCAACATCACCTACTTCGTCGGCTCGCGGCACGAGGGCTATGGCGAGACGGGCATGGCCCACCTGCTCGAGCATCTCCTGTTCAAGGGCACCCCCACCACTCCCAACGTGCCCCAGGCCCTCACCCAGCGCGGCGCCCGCCCCAATGGCACCACCTGGCTCGATCGCACCAACTACTTCGAGACCTTCCCCGCCTCGGACGACAACCTGCGCTGGGCGCTCTCCTTCGAGGCCGACCGCATGGTCAACAGCTTCATCGCCAAGAAGGACCTCGACACCGAGATGACCGTGGTGCGCAACGAGCTGGAGCGCGGCGAGAACGAACCCAGTCGCGTGCTCGGCCAGCGCGTCATGAGCGCCGCCTACCTCTGGCACAACTACGGCAAGTCCACCATCGGCGCTCGCGCCGACCTGGAGCACGTGCCCATCGACAGGCTCCAGGCCTTCTACAAGAAGTACTACCGGCCGGATAACGCCATGCTGGTGCTCGCCGGCCGCTTCGAGCCCGCCCAGGCGCTCGCCGAGGTGAAGAAGACCTTCGGCCGCCTCAAGGCCCCCAAGCAGCCCCTGCCCGTCACCTACACCGAGGAGCCCGTGCAGGACGGCGAGCGCCGCGTCACCCTGCGCCGCGTGGGCGACGTGAGCGCCCTCACCACCGTCTACCACGTGCCCGAAGGGGCCCACCCCGACTTCGCCGCCATCGACGTGCTCTCCCTCTCGCTCGGCATGACGCCCTCGGGCCGTCTGTACAAGGCGCTCGTGGAGACGAAGAAGGCCGCGAGCGCCGGCGGCTACAGCCTGCAGTTGCACGACCCGGGCGTGCTCACCTTCCGCGCCACCGTGCGCGACGGCCAGTCGCTCGACGCCGCGCGCGAGGCGCTGCTCACCACCGTCGAGGACGCCGCGCGCACGCCCTTCACCGACGAGGAGGTGGGCCGCGCCAAGACGGCCCTGCTCAAGCAGGTGGAGCTGACGCTCAACGACTCGGAAGGGGCCGCCATCGAGCTGTCCGAGTGGGCCGCCATCGGCGACTGGCGCTTGTTCTTCCTGCACCGCGATCGCATCGAGGCCGTCACCCCCGCGGACGTCACGCGCGTGGCGGCCGAGTACCTCAAGTCCTCCAACCGCACGCTCGGCGAGTTCCTCCCCACCGCCCGGCCGGACCGCGCCGAGCTGCCCCCGCGCGTGGACGTGGCCGGCATGCTCCAGGGCTACCAGGGCCGCGCCGCCGTCGCCCAGGGCGAGGCGTTCGATCCGTCGCCGGACAACATCGAGAAGCGCGTCACGCGCTCCCAGGTGGGGGGCCTCGAGCTGGCGCTGCTGCCCAAGAAGACGCGCGGGGAGATGGTGAGCGTGGCCATGTCGCTGCGCTGGGGCACGGAGAAGGCGCTCACCGGCCGCTCGGGCGCGGCGGAATACGCCGGCGTGCTGCTCATGCGCGGCACCACGAAGCACACCCGCCAGGAAATGCGCGACGCGCTCGACAAGCTCAAGGCCCGGGTGTCCGTGTCGGGCTCGCTCACCAGCGCCGGTGTCTCGGTGGAGGCGCCCCGTGCGAGCCTTCCCGAGGTGATGAAGCTCGTGGCGGAGATGCTGCGCGAGCCGGCCTTCGACGCCCAGGAGTTCGCCCTCGCGCAGCAGGAGCGGCTCGCCTCCCTGGAGAACCAGCGCAGCGAGCCCGCCTACCAGGGCCGCCTCGCCTTCGCTCGCGCGCTCTCGCCCTACCCCTCGGGCCACCCCTACTACGTGAGCACCTACGAGGAGTCGCTCGCCGAGGCCAAGGGCACCACGCTCGAGCAGGCGCGCGCCTTCCACCGCGACTTCTACGGCGCCTCGAATGGCGAGCTCTCCGCGGTGGGTGACTTCGACGCCGAGGCCCTCAAGACGCAGGTGGCCGAGCTCTTCGGCGGCTGGAAGAGCCCCGCGCCCTACGAGCGCGTGCCGTCGCGGCCCTACAAGGCGGGTGCCCAGGCGCTCGTGGTGGAGACGCCGGACAAGGCCAACGCCCTCTTCTTCGCGGGCGAGGGGCTCGCGCTGCGCGATGACTCGCCGGACTACCCGGCGCTGGTGCTCGGCAACTTCCTGCTCGGCGGCGGCTTCCTCAACTCGCGCCTGGCCACGCGCGTGCGCCAGAAGGACGGCCTGTCCTATTCGGTGAGCAGCTCGCTCAACGCGGGGGCGTTGGACCCCGTGGGCATGTTCTCCACGTTCGCCATCTACGCGCCGCAGAACGCCGAGCGGCTGGAGACGGCCATGCGCGAGGAGGTGGAGAAGGTGCTGCAGAAGGGCTTCAGCGCGCAGGAGCTGGAGCAGGCGCGCGCGGGGCTCCTGGAGTACCGGCGCACGGGCCGCGCGGATGACTCGGGCCTGGCGCGCACGCTCGCCTCGTACCTGTACTACGACCGCACGCTCGCCTACGACGCCGCGTTCGAGAAGCGCATGAGCGCGCTCAAGCCCGAGGACGTGCGCGCGGCGCTCGCGCGGGTGCTCGACTGGAAGCAGGTGACGGTGGTGAAGGCGGGCGACTTCGAGGGCGCGAAGAAGAAGGCCGCCCCGGCGCCCGTCACGGCTCCGGCCGCGCCGTGA
- the mnmG gene encoding tRNA uridine-5-carboxymethylaminomethyl(34) synthesis enzyme MnmG: MKQAYDVIVVGLGHAGSEAALACARMGLSTLALTLKRERAAVMSCNPAVGGTAKGHLVRELDALGGEMGRVADLTGTHFKTLNASKGPAVQATRVLCDRDAYARAMQAVLFGQPGLTVHEAEVSQVVAEGGRVAGVVLGDGTQVAARAVLLTTGTFLQALMHVGEKKEVGGRLGDEAARGLSDSLRALGFTLGRFKTGTPARLVRDSIDWAALEPQPGDFPPRPLSLRTKWARELGGEGAGFPCQPAVTCALTYTTPETHQILRDNLHRSPLYQGEIVGRGPRYCPSLEDKVVRFSARERHLVFLEPEGPDSPLVYPAGLSTSLPADVQLDFLRTLPGLGRVEVARYGYAVEYDYAPPTQLHGTLETKRVEGLYFAGQLNGTSGYEEAAFQGLYAGIQAGLKVKGEPALELGRHEAHGAVLVDELVTRGVDEPFRMFTSRSEHRLRLREGNADLRLVRYGARVGLVGRELAERVEARERAVRGEVERLKRTGLAARLKRPEVTYASLAEGAGEGWPELAADVVEEVEVEVKYEGYIVMAERAAAREAEAWDGWRIPADFAYGGVRGLSAEAVEKLEKHRPGTVGQARRVPGLTPAAISLLLVALKREGLGEGARRGV, from the coding sequence ATGAAGCAGGCATACGACGTCATCGTGGTGGGGCTGGGGCACGCGGGCAGCGAGGCGGCGCTCGCGTGCGCGCGCATGGGCCTGTCCACGCTCGCCCTCACGCTCAAGCGCGAGCGCGCCGCGGTGATGAGCTGCAACCCGGCGGTGGGTGGCACGGCCAAGGGCCACCTGGTGCGCGAGCTGGACGCGCTCGGCGGGGAGATGGGCCGGGTGGCGGACCTCACCGGCACGCACTTCAAGACGCTCAATGCCTCCAAGGGCCCGGCGGTGCAGGCCACGCGCGTGCTGTGCGACCGCGACGCCTACGCCCGGGCCATGCAGGCGGTGCTCTTCGGCCAGCCGGGCCTCACGGTGCACGAGGCCGAGGTGTCCCAGGTGGTGGCCGAGGGCGGACGCGTGGCGGGCGTGGTGCTCGGGGACGGCACGCAGGTGGCGGCGCGCGCGGTGCTGCTCACCACCGGCACCTTCCTCCAGGCGCTCATGCACGTGGGCGAGAAGAAGGAGGTGGGCGGACGGCTCGGGGACGAGGCGGCGCGTGGCCTGTCCGACTCGCTGCGCGCGCTGGGCTTCACGCTCGGCCGCTTCAAGACGGGCACCCCGGCGCGGCTGGTGCGCGACAGCATCGACTGGGCCGCGCTCGAGCCCCAGCCCGGCGACTTCCCCCCGCGTCCGCTCTCCCTGCGCACGAAGTGGGCGCGGGAGCTGGGCGGGGAGGGCGCGGGGTTTCCGTGCCAGCCCGCCGTCACGTGCGCGCTCACGTACACCACGCCCGAGACGCACCAGATTCTGCGCGACAACCTGCACCGCTCGCCGCTGTACCAGGGAGAGATCGTCGGCCGGGGGCCGCGCTACTGCCCGTCGCTGGAGGACAAGGTGGTGCGCTTCTCCGCGCGCGAGCGGCACCTGGTGTTCCTCGAGCCCGAGGGGCCCGACTCGCCGCTGGTGTACCCGGCGGGGCTGAGCACGAGCCTGCCCGCGGACGTGCAGCTCGACTTCCTGCGCACGCTGCCGGGGCTCGGGCGGGTGGAGGTGGCGCGCTATGGCTACGCGGTGGAGTACGACTACGCGCCGCCCACGCAGTTGCACGGGACGCTGGAGACGAAGCGGGTGGAGGGCCTGTACTTCGCGGGGCAGCTCAACGGCACGAGCGGCTATGAGGAGGCGGCCTTCCAGGGGTTGTACGCGGGGATTCAAGCGGGGCTGAAGGTGAAGGGCGAGCCGGCGCTGGAGCTGGGGCGGCACGAGGCGCACGGGGCGGTGCTGGTGGACGAGCTGGTGACGCGCGGGGTGGACGAGCCCTTCCGGATGTTCACGAGCCGCTCGGAGCACCGGCTGCGGCTGCGCGAGGGGAACGCGGACCTGAGGCTCGTGCGGTACGGGGCGCGGGTGGGGCTGGTCGGGCGCGAGCTGGCCGAGCGGGTGGAGGCGCGGGAGCGCGCGGTGCGTGGGGAGGTGGAGCGGCTCAAGCGCACGGGGCTGGCGGCGCGACTCAAGCGGCCGGAGGTGACGTACGCGAGCCTGGCGGAGGGAGCGGGGGAGGGGTGGCCCGAGCTGGCGGCGGACGTGGTGGAGGAGGTGGAGGTGGAGGTGAAGTACGAGGGCTACATCGTGATGGCGGAGCGGGCGGCGGCGCGGGAGGCGGAGGCGTGGGACGGGTGGAGGATTCCGGCGGACTTCGCGTATGGGGGGGTGAGGGGCTTGTCGGCCGAGGCGGTGGAGAAGCTGGAGAAGCACCGGCCGGGCACGGTGGGGCAGGCGAGGCGGGTGCCGGGGCTGACGCCGGCGGCGATTTCGCTGTTGCTGGTGGCGCTCAAGCGCGAGGGGCTTGGCGAGGGCGCCCGAAGAGGTGTCTGA
- a CDS encoding pentapeptide repeat-containing protein, producing the protein MGWLENVVFSDRVIENERLELTDKNSLYYLSTHLTLKNCTVVLKVPARNLVINQARFIDCTFEVKQELKKKQTWVLASLKGCKFKGNLSDCDFGHWPGYAPGWEHGSIEDCDFSEARLDGCRIMGCDPATVRFPKWPCFTLLDPVRNSRALKSATWPGRFGRIVIDGLANYPADTRALTFHAPFQAKYFDITPEALQAVIQQFDCILS; encoded by the coding sequence ATGGGATGGCTCGAAAACGTCGTCTTCAGCGACCGGGTGATTGAAAACGAGCGCCTGGAATTAACGGACAAGAACTCACTCTACTATCTCAGCACCCACCTGACGCTGAAGAACTGCACGGTCGTCCTGAAGGTGCCCGCCAGGAACCTGGTCATCAATCAGGCCCGGTTCATCGACTGCACCTTCGAGGTGAAACAGGAGTTGAAGAAGAAGCAAACGTGGGTGTTGGCCTCGCTCAAGGGCTGCAAGTTCAAGGGCAACCTGTCGGACTGTGACTTCGGCCATTGGCCCGGCTATGCGCCCGGCTGGGAGCACGGCTCCATCGAGGACTGTGACTTCTCCGAGGCCCGCCTGGACGGCTGCCGCATCATGGGCTGCGACCCGGCCACCGTGCGCTTTCCCAAATGGCCCTGCTTCACCCTCCTGGATCCCGTCCGCAACAGCCGCGCGCTCAAGAGCGCCACCTGGCCCGGACGCTTCGGCCGCATCGTCATCGACGGCCTCGCCAACTACCCCGCCGACACCCGCGCCCTCACGTTCCACGCTCCCTTCCAAGCGAAGTACTTCGACATCACCCCGGAAGCACTCCAGGCCGTCATCCAGCAGTTCGACTGCATCCTCTCCTGA